The Candidatus Eisenbacteria bacterium sequence TCACCTCCATCCAGAACGCCCTCTACTACGCCGCCGACAACGGCGCCAACATCATCAGCATGAGCCTCGGGGCCGCGATCTCGAGCGACCCGGCGACCGACACGGCGATCCAGTACGCCTACAACGCCGGTTGCGTCATCCTGGCCGCGACCGGCAACGAGAACGCCTCGACCATCAGCTACCCGGCCGTCAACGCCAACGTCATCGGCGTGGGCGCCGCCTCGCCGTGCGGCGATCGCAAGCGCTCGAGCAACCTGTCGTCGGAGGTGAACCCCGGCGTCAACACCGACCCGAACGGCTACACCTGCGACGGCGAGCGCTGGTGGGGTTCGAACTACGGCACCAACAGCCAGAACGCCGCCGGCGCCGTGGACGTGATCGCGCCGACGATCCTGCCGACCACCGACCGGCTGGGCGCCGCCGGCTACGACCCCTCGGACTACTCCAAGTGGTTCAACGGCACCTCGTGCGCGACGCCCTACGCGGCCGGCGTGTGCGCGCTCATCAAGTCGAAGAACCCCTCGTGGACGAACGCGCAGATCCGCACGCAGCTCCTGACCACGGCGCAGGACGTGACCAGCGTCGAGTCCGGAGCCGGCTGGGACCGCTATGCCGGCTTCGGCATGGTGGACGCGGCCGCGGCCGTGGGCGGCGGTGGCGGTTCGACCGACGTCGTGACGGTGACCGCGCCCAACGGCGGCGAGTCGCTCACGGCGGGCGCGTCGGTCAACATCACCTGGACGTGGACCGGCAGCTTCCCGACCGTCAACCTCGACTACTCGACGAACGGCGGCTCGACGTGGACGAACATCGCGACCGGAACGCCGAACGACGGCACGCAGGCCTGGACCGTGCCCTCGACCGCGACGACGCAGGGCCGCGTGCGCGTGAGCGGCGGCACCGCCACCGACATGAGCAACGCGAACTTCACGATCAGCGTGCCTTCGGGCGGCGGCTACGCGACGCTTCCGTACACGACGGGCTTCGAAGGCTCGGGCTTCGATTCGTACTGGACGACGGCCGTCACCTCCAACGGCCGCGTGCGCCGGCTCACGACGAACACGCCGCACTCCGGCTCGTACCATGTGGTCATGGACGACGCCGTGAGCGGCGGCTACAGCCAGACCGAGGCGCGCCTCGGCCTGAACCTGTCGGGCCAGACGCAGGTCAACCTGTCGTTCTGGACCAAGGATTTCGGCGACGAGACGCAGGCCCAGGACGGCGTCTACTTCTCGAGCAACGGCGGCACGAGCTGGGTGAAGGTCTACAGCCTGAATCCGGGGAGCTACGCGAACAACACCTGGCGGCAGGTGACGCTCGACCTCGACGCGCTCGCGGCGTCGAACGGGCTCTCGCTCACCTCGACCTTCATGGTCAAGTTCCAGCAGTACGACGACTACCCGATCACCACCGACGGCATGGCGTTCGACGACGTCAGCGTGACGGTGGCGGGCGGGGGCGGGGGCGGGGGCGCGATCAGCGCGGAGTCCGAGCCCAACGACGCCTCGGGCACGGCGGACGGGCCCGTCGGCACGGGCACGGCGGTCTCCGGCAGCATCGCGAGCACGACCGACAACGACTACTACTACTTCGACGTTTCGACCGCGGGCACCGTGAACGTCTCGCTCGCGATCGGGACTTCGGCCGACCTCGACTGGTACCTGTACAACTCGGCCCTCACACAGGTCGCCCGTGGCTACACGACCGCCAACCCCGAGGCCGGAAGCTACAGCGCCGCGACCGGACGCTATTACCTGCGGGTGAACGGCTACTCGGGAGCGACCAGCAGCTACACGCTGACCGTGACGGGTGGGCTGGCGAACTCGATCGAACGGGCGGACGAAACGCCCGTGCTGCACCCGATCGCCACGGAGCTGCTGCAGAACGCCCCGAACCCGTTCCGCGGCTCGACGGCGATGCTGTTCGCGCTCGCCGAACGCGGCCGCGTGAGGCTCGAGGTCTACGACGCGAGCGGGCGGCTCGTCGCCACCCCGGCCGACGGCGAGTTCGACGCCGGCCTGCACTCGGTGGCCTGGAAGGGGCGTGACGCGCAGGGGCGCGCCGTGCCGAACGGCGTCTACTTCTCGCGCTTCTCGGCCAACGGCGTGCACCAGACGCGCAAGCTGATCCTGTTGCAGTAGCCTTCACGTCCCGCGGAAACCGGACGGCCCGCCCCTGGCCAGTGGGCGGGCCGTCCGCTTTTTCAGGCGACGACCGGCGTCTGCCTTCGAGGCGGGAGGAGGAAGAAGGGCCGGGCGACCCCGGGGGAAAACTGGTCGACCGCGCTCGGCCTCAGGCCTCGCGCGCCGCACGATGGCGGCCGGCCCTGCTCGCAGGCCCCGGGGACGCGGGGCCGGTTTCGGACAACAGAAGCGTGAGCACATGCGGCGTCCGTCCGGCACGCGGCCGGCGGGCGCGAATGCGGTACACCATCTGCAGCAGCGCCTCCTGCAGGGCCTCGCGCTCGGCGGACGTCAGCCACAGGCACGAGCGCTGGTAGCGCGGAGTCGGTCCCTCGCCGGCCACGGCCCGGCGCAGCGCCCGCCGGTAGTCGCGCAGCCCGGAGCGCGCGACCACGCCCGCCACCCGTTCGGCGTGCGGGACGTGCCGGGCGGCGAGGTTCCGCGTGGCGACCCGCACCGACTTGACGCGCAACCGCCAGACCGCGGCCGGACGGCCGCCCGTGGAGCGGCCCCGCTCGGGTTGCGCCAGCCCGGCGCGCTGCAGGGTGCGCAGGTGGTGGTAAAGGGAATCGGGGCGCTTGCCTAATCGCCTGGCGAGATCCGCGACCGAAATCGTCGGCGTGCTCTCGAGGAT is a genomic window containing:
- a CDS encoding S8 family serine peptidase; amino-acid sequence: MMRSPSRFIALISFTILFATPGFPARAAAPPARVYSAPVQFGFQPNAPLVPAHVPGRVLVQLRADAQEQSVSAMGMRFGQPARGVTLGLAEVDQALAVSGATALSRAFIEPANAEMAEHLGVGRWLRVDLDGTQDAAAVAERLAKLPQVEAVSLDWIAFPAVVPADPLHGMHWGHNNTGQLLSYNWANNNHETGSPVGTPGFDANAQAAWDGTQGYGSSSVIIAIIDSGVQTAHPDLTQVTGYDYGDNDANPDDNSSQAGHGTACAGVAAGRANGLGAAGAAPGCSIMPLKVANSAGTMTFTSIQNALYYAADNGANIISMSLGAAISSDPATDTAIQYAYNAGCVILAATGNENASTISYPAVNANVIGVGAASPCGDRKRSSNLSSEVNPGVNTDPNGYTCDGERWWGSNYGTNSQNAAGAVDVIAPTILPTTDRLGAAGYDPSDYSKWFNGTSCATPYAAGVCALIKSKNPSWTNAQIRTQLLTTAQDVTSVESGAGWDRYAGFGMVDAAAAVGGGGGSTDVVTVTAPNGGESLTAGASVNITWTWTGSFPTVNLDYSTNGGSTWTNIATGTPNDGTQAWTVPSTATTQGRVRVSGGTATDMSNANFTISVPSGGGYATLPYTTGFEGSGFDSYWTTAVTSNGRVRRLTTNTPHSGSYHVVMDDAVSGGYSQTEARLGLNLSGQTQVNLSFWTKDFGDETQAQDGVYFSSNGGTSWVKVYSLNPGSYANNTWRQVTLDLDALAASNGLSLTSTFMVKFQQYDDYPITTDGMAFDDVSVTVAGGGGGGGAISAESEPNDASGTADGPVGTGTAVSGSIASTTDNDYYYFDVSTAGTVNVSLAIGTSADLDWYLYNSALTQVARGYTTANPEAGSYSAATGRYYLRVNGYSGATSSYTLTVTGGLANSIERADETPVLHPIATELLQNAPNPFRGSTAMLFALAERGRVRLEVYDASGRLVATPADGEFDAGLHSVAWKGRDAQGRAVPNGVYFSRFSANGVHQTRKLILLQ